A single genomic interval of Ramlibacter sp. harbors:
- a CDS encoding SapC family protein → MSDAVYYEKPVLLHRDTHRHRKVAQSTSFAFARKANSLYLAGVEFGEAGKEYAIVFTRAAGRKVVPVAMLGLRPRENLYVDDDARWTAAYIPAFVRRYPFVLSELADGQFGVCIDEAYPGLGTTKGEALFDAAGGNTPFLQNALDFLNRYQQEYQRTDAFCQRLVEMDLLMEMNAKADLIDGRSFTVNGLMVVDEKKLLALPDARALSLFRSGELHWISMHLSSLSNMQRLVDRVAARKAQMAPPPKPGGAG, encoded by the coding sequence ATGTCTGACGCGGTCTATTACGAAAAGCCGGTGCTGCTGCACCGCGACACGCACCGCCACCGCAAGGTCGCGCAGAGCACCAGTTTTGCGTTCGCGCGCAAGGCCAATTCGCTGTACCTCGCGGGCGTGGAGTTTGGCGAGGCCGGCAAGGAATACGCCATCGTGTTCACGCGCGCGGCGGGCCGCAAGGTGGTGCCGGTGGCCATGCTGGGCCTGCGCCCGCGCGAGAACCTGTATGTGGATGACGATGCGCGCTGGACAGCGGCCTACATCCCGGCCTTTGTGCGGCGCTACCCGTTTGTGCTGTCGGAGCTGGCGGACGGCCAGTTTGGCGTGTGCATTGACGAGGCCTACCCCGGCCTGGGCACCACGAAGGGCGAGGCCCTGTTCGACGCCGCGGGCGGCAACACGCCGTTCCTGCAGAACGCGCTGGACTTCCTCAACCGCTACCAGCAGGAATACCAGCGCACCGACGCCTTCTGCCAGCGCCTGGTCGAGATGGACCTGCTGATGGAAATGAACGCCAAGGCCGACCTGATCGATGGCCGCAGCTTCACCGTCAATGGCCTCATGGTGGTGGATGAGAAGAAGCTGCTGGCCCTGCCGGACGCGCGGGCACTGTCGCTGTTTCGCAGCGGCGAGCTGCACTGGATCTCCATGCACCTGAGCAGTTTGTCGAACATGCAGCGCCTGGTGGACCGCGTGGCCGCGCGCAAGGCGCAGATGGCGCCACCGCCCAAACCGGGCGGGGCGGGCTGA
- a CDS encoding HlyC/CorC family transporter yields the protein MDFLLIAFLTLLNGVFAMSELALASSRKARLNAMAEDGDKGAQASLALLDNPTQFLSSVQVGITSIGMLNGIIGEAAFSADLAVELMTLGMPDTAASITATALVVTLITFITIVFGELVPKRIGQLYPETVARLVARPMVWVARVAKPFVWLLSFSTQTVLKLLRIDNAAGRLMTEEEIVASLEEGVDAGVIERHERQMVQNVFHLDDRPLTSLMVPRSDIEWLAAGLSIAEGLRQAGTGGTHSWYPVCRGSLDDVVGVVSVAILLQLGPDHPGTVEAHAQPALFLPETLSGLELLEQFRAKSGRMVFVVDEYGVVQGLMTPGDLLEAITGELQPDALAEAWATQREDGSWLLDGLMPVAELRARLDIRELPDEDRGLYNTVAGLLMAVSGHLPATGERIECAGWIFEVVDLDGRRIDKVLAMPVAPGGPPADGFS from the coding sequence ATGGATTTTCTGCTGATCGCGTTCCTGACCCTTCTCAACGGCGTGTTCGCCATGTCGGAACTGGCGCTGGCGTCCAGCCGCAAGGCCCGGCTCAACGCCATGGCGGAAGACGGCGACAAGGGCGCGCAGGCCTCGCTGGCGCTGCTGGACAACCCCACGCAGTTCCTCTCGTCGGTGCAGGTGGGCATCACCTCCATCGGCATGCTCAACGGCATCATTGGCGAGGCCGCGTTCAGCGCCGACCTGGCCGTGGAACTGATGACCCTGGGCATGCCGGACACGGCCGCTTCCATCACCGCCACCGCGCTGGTGGTCACGCTCATCACCTTCATCACCATCGTGTTTGGCGAACTGGTGCCCAAGCGCATTGGCCAGCTTTACCCCGAAACGGTGGCCCGCCTGGTGGCGCGACCCATGGTCTGGGTGGCGCGCGTGGCCAAGCCCTTTGTCTGGCTGCTGTCGTTCAGCACGCAGACCGTGCTCAAGCTGCTGCGCATCGACAATGCCGCGGGCCGCCTCATGACCGAGGAGGAGATCGTGGCCAGCCTGGAGGAGGGCGTGGACGCCGGCGTGATCGAGCGCCACGAGCGCCAGATGGTGCAGAACGTGTTCCACCTGGACGACCGGCCGCTGACCTCGCTGATGGTGCCGCGCTCCGACATCGAGTGGCTGGCCGCCGGCCTGAGCATTGCCGAGGGCCTGCGCCAGGCGGGCACGGGGGGCACCCACTCGTGGTACCCGGTGTGCCGCGGCTCGCTGGACGACGTGGTGGGCGTGGTCAGCGTGGCCATCCTGCTGCAGCTGGGGCCCGACCACCCGGGCACGGTGGAAGCCCATGCCCAGCCCGCGCTGTTCCTGCCCGAGACGCTGAGCGGGCTGGAGCTGCTGGAGCAGTTCCGCGCCAAGTCGGGCCGCATGGTGTTCGTGGTGGATGAATATGGCGTGGTGCAGGGCCTGATGACGCCGGGTGACCTGCTCGAGGCCATCACCGGCGAGCTGCAGCCCGATGCCCTGGCCGAGGCCTGGGCCACCCAGCGCGAGGATGGCTCCTGGCTGCTGGACGGCCTCATGCCCGTGGCCGAGCTGCGGGCCCGGCTTGACATCCGCGAGCTGCCCGATGAGGACCGCGGGCTGTACAACACCGTGGCCGGCCTGCTCATGGCCGTGTCGGGCCACCTGCCCGCCACGGGCGAGCGGATTGAATGCGCGGGCTGGATTTTTGAGGTGGTGGACCTTGACGGGCGGCGCATCGACAAGGTACTGGCCATGCCCGTGGCCCCGGGGGGGCCGCCCGCCGACGGATTCTCATGA
- a CDS encoding symmetrical bis(5'-nucleosyl)-tetraphosphatase, translated as MAIYLIGDVQGCDAALGRLLGTLDFSPSRDTLYLLGDLVNRGPASADVLRRLMALGPSAHCLLGNHDLSLLAVAHGARAPHRNDTMDSVLLATDREALIDWLRQRPMALHAHGVLMVHGGVLPGWTLAQTLALAAELEAVLRGPDLPDFLREMYGNQPAQWDDGLTGADRLRVVVNALTRLRFCTPQGVMDLKTSGGLEATPPGYLPWFDVPGRRTAGTPIAFGHWSTLGLLLRPDVMSLDTGCVWGGCLSALRLGADAAQHELIQVKCEQAQRPGE; from the coding sequence ATGGCAATTTACCTGATCGGCGATGTGCAGGGCTGCGACGCGGCGCTGGGGCGGCTGCTGGGCACCCTTGATTTCTCGCCGAGCCGCGACACGCTGTACCTGCTGGGCGACCTCGTGAACCGCGGGCCAGCCTCGGCCGATGTGCTGCGCCGCCTGATGGCGCTGGGCCCGTCGGCCCACTGCCTGCTGGGCAACCACGACCTGAGCCTGCTGGCCGTGGCCCACGGCGCCCGCGCCCCGCACCGCAACGACACCATGGACAGCGTGCTGCTCGCAACCGACCGCGAAGCGCTGATCGACTGGCTGCGGCAGCGGCCCATGGCGCTGCACGCCCATGGCGTGCTCATGGTTCACGGGGGCGTGTTGCCCGGCTGGACGCTCGCGCAAACGCTGGCGCTGGCGGCTGAGCTGGAGGCCGTGCTGCGCGGGCCCGACCTGCCCGACTTTTTGCGCGAGATGTATGGTAACCAGCCCGCGCAGTGGGACGACGGCCTCACGGGCGCGGACCGGCTGCGCGTGGTCGTCAACGCGCTCACCCGGCTGCGCTTTTGCACCCCGCAGGGCGTGATGGACCTCAAGACCAGCGGTGGGCTGGAGGCCACGCCGCCGGGTTATCTGCCGTGGTTTGACGTGCCGGGGCGGCGGACCGCGGGCACCCCCATTGCATTCGGGCACTGGTCCACGCTGGGCCTGCTGTTGCGGCCTGACGTGATGTCGCTGGACACGGGTTGTGTCTGGGGCGGTTGCCTGAGCGCGCTGCGCCTGGGCGCGGACGCCGCGCAGCACGAACTGATCCAGGTGAAGTGTGAGCAGGCGCAGCGGCCTGGCGAGTGA
- a CDS encoding DEAD/DEAH box helicase yields MTSSFSNLSLAEPLARAVADMGYESMTPIQAQAIPVVLTGQDVMGAAQTGTGKTAAFSLPLLQRLLKHENSSTSPARHPVRALVLLPTRELADQVAQQVKMYAKHTNLRSAVVFGGMDMKPQTLELKKGVEVLVATPGRLLDHIEAKNAVLNQVEYVVLDEADRMLDIGFLPDLQRILSYLPKERTTLLFSATFSPEIKRLANSYLKDPVTIEVARPNETASTVEQHFYSVGDDDKRRALKQIVRQRGLTQAFVFVNSKLGCARLARSLEREGLKTTALHGDKSQDERLKALAAFKAGEVDLLVATDVAARGLDIKDVPAVFNFDVPFNAEDYVHRIGRTGRAGASGLAVTFVSGSDGRLVADLEKLLKKKLELEAVEFEEDRPRGRINDGRRHWRDEGEVGDPRDALDAPRAPRVPRESRPAAAPRDPFFDQPYQPPANDAAPAWEGSGKPAGGRVSANIKPKRKVAALFKAG; encoded by the coding sequence ATGACCTCTTCCTTTTCCAATCTTTCGCTGGCCGAGCCGCTGGCGCGCGCCGTGGCCGACATGGGCTACGAGTCCATGACCCCGATACAGGCCCAGGCCATTCCCGTGGTGCTGACCGGCCAGGATGTGATGGGCGCGGCCCAGACGGGCACCGGAAAGACGGCGGCATTTTCGCTGCCGCTGCTGCAGCGCCTGCTCAAGCACGAGAACAGCTCCACCTCGCCCGCGCGCCACCCGGTGCGTGCGCTGGTGCTGCTGCCCACGCGCGAGCTGGCCGACCAGGTGGCGCAGCAGGTCAAGATGTACGCCAAGCACACCAACCTGCGCAGCGCGGTGGTGTTCGGCGGCATGGACATGAAGCCGCAGACGCTGGAACTGAAAAAAGGCGTTGAGGTGCTGGTGGCCACGCCAGGCCGCCTGCTGGACCACATCGAGGCCAAGAACGCCGTGCTCAACCAGGTGGAGTATGTGGTGCTCGACGAGGCCGACCGCATGCTGGACATCGGCTTCCTGCCGGACCTGCAGCGCATCCTGAGCTACCTGCCCAAGGAACGCACCACGCTGCTGTTCTCGGCCACCTTCTCGCCCGAGATCAAGCGGCTGGCCAACAGCTACCTCAAGGACCCCGTGACCATCGAGGTGGCGCGGCCCAACGAAACCGCCTCCACCGTCGAGCAGCATTTCTACAGCGTGGGCGACGATGACAAGCGCCGCGCCCTCAAGCAGATCGTGCGCCAGCGCGGCCTCACGCAGGCCTTTGTCTTCGTCAACAGCAAGCTCGGTTGTGCCCGCCTGGCGCGCTCGCTCGAGCGTGAAGGCCTCAAGACCACCGCGCTGCACGGCGACAAGAGCCAGGACGAGCGCCTCAAGGCGCTGGCCGCGTTCAAGGCCGGCGAGGTCGACCTGCTGGTGGCCACCGATGTGGCCGCGCGCGGCCTGGACATCAAGGACGTGCCGGCGGTGTTCAATTTCGACGTGCCCTTCAATGCCGAGGACTACGTCCACCGCATTGGCCGCACCGGCCGTGCCGGTGCCTCGGGCCTGGCCGTGACCTTTGTTTCCGGCAGCGATGGCCGGCTGGTGGCCGATCTCGAAAAGCTGCTCAAGAAGAAGCTCGAGCTCGAGGCCGTGGAATTTGAAGAAGACCGCCCGCGCGGACGCATTAACGATGGCCGCCGCCACTGGCGCGACGAAGGCGAAGTGGGCGACCCGCGCGACGCGCTGGACGCCCCGCGTGCCCCGCGCGTGCCCCGCGAGTCGCGGCCCGCCGCCGCGCCGCGTGACCCGTTCTTTGACCAGCCCTACCAGCCGCCGGCCAATGACGCCGCCCCGGCCTGGGAAGGTTCGGGCAAGCCGGCCGGTGGCCGCGTGTCGGCCAACATCAAGCCCAAGCGCAAGGTCGCGGCCCTGTTCAAGGCGGGCTGA
- a CDS encoding neutral zinc metallopeptidase: MKWEGNRESDNVEDRRGESGGSGGGGLFGGRSIGVGTIVIALVGGWIFGINPLTLLNLLSGGGAPTAQVQQAPAQRPPADDRLAKFVSTVLADTEDVWKQQFSQSGATYREPRLVLFRGATRTACGQGHAAMGPFYCPGDQKVYIDLGFYETLKNRLGAPGDFAQAYVIAHEVGHHVQNLMGISRKMDEMRGRLSQVEYNALSVRLELQADCLAGVWAHHAQNARQILEQGDVEEAMNAAAKIGDDALQRGSGGAVVPESFTHGTSAQRQRWFSTGLRTGAVKACDTFSARSL; the protein is encoded by the coding sequence GTGAAATGGGAAGGCAACCGTGAGTCGGACAACGTGGAAGACCGCCGGGGCGAATCGGGCGGCTCCGGGGGCGGTGGGTTGTTTGGCGGCCGCAGCATCGGCGTTGGCACCATCGTGATCGCGCTGGTGGGGGGCTGGATCTTTGGCATCAACCCGCTGACCCTCCTGAACCTGCTCAGCGGCGGCGGCGCGCCCACGGCCCAGGTGCAGCAGGCGCCGGCCCAGCGCCCGCCGGCCGACGACCGCCTGGCCAAATTTGTTTCCACCGTGCTGGCCGACACCGAAGACGTGTGGAAGCAGCAGTTCAGCCAGTCGGGCGCGACCTACCGCGAGCCGCGGCTGGTGCTGTTCCGCGGCGCCACTCGCACGGCCTGCGGCCAGGGCCACGCGGCCATGGGCCCGTTCTACTGCCCGGGTGACCAGAAGGTCTACATCGACCTGGGCTTCTATGAAACGCTCAAAAACCGCCTTGGCGCGCCGGGCGACTTTGCCCAGGCCTATGTGATCGCGCATGAAGTGGGCCACCATGTGCAGAACCTCATGGGCATCAGCCGCAAGATGGACGAGATGCGCGGCCGGCTCAGCCAGGTCGAATACAACGCGCTGAGCGTGCGGCTGGAGCTGCAGGCCGACTGTCTGGCCGGCGTCTGGGCCCACCATGCACAGAACGCGCGGCAGATCCTGGAGCAGGGCGATGTGGAAGAAGCCATGAATGCCGCCGCGAAGATTGGTGACGACGCCCTGCAGCGCGGCAGCGGCGGGGCCGTGGTGCCCGAGAGCTTTACCCACGGCACCAGCGCGCAGCGCCAGCGCTGGTTCTCGACCGGGCTGCGGACCGGGGCCGTCAAGGCCTGCGACACCTTCTCGGCGCGCAGCCTCTGA
- the pcp gene encoding pyroglutamyl-peptidase I encodes MVAAPRPARTPLPVVLVTGFDPFGGDALNPSWLVAQALHGRRIAGHRVVGAQLPTVFGQSLQALDALLREHRPVLVVCLGQAGGRAALSLERVAINVNDARIPDNAQAQPVDTPVIEGGPAAYFTRLPVKAMWQALQREGVAGEVSQTAGTFVCNHVFYGLMHVLATRRGLRKVRGGFIHVPWLPGQGTPGMALDDMVRGLAIALRAALLTPVDIARGAGALH; translated from the coding sequence ATGGTAGCCGCCCCCCGCCCCGCCCGCACCCCGTTGCCCGTTGTGCTGGTCACGGGCTTTGACCCTTTCGGCGGCGATGCGCTCAACCCGAGCTGGCTCGTCGCGCAGGCATTGCATGGCCGGCGCATCGCGGGCCACCGCGTGGTGGGGGCACAGTTGCCCACCGTGTTCGGCCAGTCGCTTCAGGCGCTGGACGCGCTGCTGCGCGAGCACCGGCCGGTGCTGGTGGTGTGCCTGGGCCAGGCGGGCGGGCGCGCGGCGCTGTCGCTGGAGCGTGTGGCCATCAACGTCAATGACGCGCGCATCCCCGACAACGCCCAGGCCCAACCCGTGGACACGCCGGTGATCGAGGGCGGCCCCGCGGCGTATTTCACGCGGCTGCCGGTCAAGGCCATGTGGCAGGCGCTGCAGCGCGAGGGTGTGGCGGGCGAGGTCTCGCAAACCGCGGGTACCTTTGTCTGCAACCATGTCTTTTACGGCCTGATGCACGTGCTGGCCACGCGGCGCGGCCTGCGCAAGGTGCGCGGCGGTTTCATCCACGTGCCCTGGCTGCCCGGCCAGGGCACACCGGGCATGGCCCTGGACGACATGGTGCGCGGCCTGGCCATCGCCCTGCGGGCGGCGCTGCTCACCCCGGTGGACATTGCCAGGGGCGCCGGCGCGCTGCACTAA
- a CDS encoding glutathione S-transferase yields MIVVHHLNNSRSQRVLWLLEELGLAYEIKRYERDRKTMLAPPELRQVHPLGKSPVITDGDFTLAESGAILEYLIDGHGAGRLAPLLGTPERLRYRYWMHYAEGSAMPPLLLKLVFDQIEKAKMPFFAKPIARAIAGKAKSGFILPNIRQHLDYLEAELGKSPWFAGAEFTGADIQMSFPLEAAAARGGLDASRPRLMDFLARIHARPAYQRAVEKGGAFSIMG; encoded by the coding sequence ATGATCGTCGTTCATCACCTCAACAACTCCCGTTCGCAGCGCGTGCTCTGGTTGCTCGAGGAGCTGGGTCTTGCCTATGAGATCAAGCGCTATGAGCGGGACCGCAAGACCATGCTCGCGCCGCCCGAGCTGCGCCAGGTCCATCCGCTGGGCAAATCCCCCGTGATCACCGACGGCGATTTCACGCTGGCCGAGTCGGGCGCCATCCTGGAATACCTGATCGACGGGCATGGGGCGGGCCGGCTGGCGCCGCTGCTGGGCACGCCCGAGCGCCTGCGCTACCGCTACTGGATGCATTACGCCGAAGGCTCGGCCATGCCGCCCCTGCTGCTCAAGCTGGTGTTTGACCAGATCGAGAAGGCGAAGATGCCGTTTTTCGCGAAGCCCATCGCCAGGGCCATCGCCGGCAAGGCCAAGAGCGGCTTCATCCTGCCCAACATCCGGCAGCACCTGGACTATCTGGAGGCCGAGCTGGGCAAGTCGCCCTGGTTTGCCGGCGCCGAATTCACTGGAGCCGACATCCAGATGAGCTTTCCGCTCGAGGCGGCCGCCGCGCGCGGCGGGCTTGACGCGAGCCGGCCGCGTCTCATGGACTTCCTGGCGCGCATCCACGCCCGCCCGGCCTACCAGCGCGCAGTGGAAAAGGGCGGGGCCTTCAGCATCATGGGCTGA
- a CDS encoding PHP domain-containing protein has protein sequence MSILNADLHCHSVVSDGTLVPEELAARAAANGVELWALTDHDEIGGQHRAAAAARAQGMKYLTGTEISVTFAGETVHIVGLGFDPDNAAMRQGLTATRGGREGRAREMAQQLAQAGIPGAYEGALKFVGNPELISRTHFARFLVETGVCKETAEVFRKYLTEGKPGYVPHRWASLQHAVQWITQAGGAAVIAHPARYKFTANEEYALFTEFKAHGGQAVEVVTGSHTAAEAVRYAETAREFGLAASRGSDFHSPDESHTDLGKLPYLPGELTPVWELLADRIQ, from the coding sequence GTGTCCATTCTCAACGCCGACCTGCACTGCCACTCCGTCGTCTCCGACGGCACCCTCGTGCCCGAAGAGCTGGCCGCGCGCGCGGCGGCCAATGGCGTCGAACTGTGGGCCCTGACCGACCATGACGAGATTGGCGGGCAGCACCGGGCGGCAGCCGCGGCCCGTGCGCAGGGCATGAAGTACCTCACGGGCACCGAAATCTCGGTGACCTTCGCCGGCGAAACCGTTCACATCGTGGGGTTGGGTTTTGACCCCGACAACGCAGCCATGCGGCAAGGCCTGACCGCCACGCGCGGCGGACGCGAGGGCCGGGCCCGCGAGATGGCGCAGCAGCTGGCCCAGGCCGGCATCCCCGGCGCCTACGAAGGCGCCCTGAAATTCGTGGGCAACCCCGAGCTCATCTCCCGCACCCATTTCGCGCGCTTCCTGGTGGAAACAGGTGTCTGCAAGGAAACCGCCGAGGTGTTCCGCAAATACCTGACCGAAGGCAAGCCCGGCTATGTGCCGCACCGCTGGGCCTCGCTGCAGCACGCGGTGCAGTGGATCACGCAGGCCGGCGGCGCGGCCGTGATTGCCCACCCCGCGCGCTACAAGTTCACCGCCAACGAGGAATACGCGCTGTTCACCGAGTTCAAGGCCCACGGCGGCCAGGCGGTCGAGGTGGTGACCGGCAGCCACACCGCCGCCGAGGCCGTGCGCTACGCCGAGACGGCGCGCGAGTTCGGCCTCGCCGCCTCGCGCGGCAGCGACTTCCACAGCCCCGACGAAAGCCACACCGACCTCGGCAAGCTGCCCTACCTGCCTGGTGAACTCACCCCGGTCTGGGAATTGCTCGCGGACCGCATCCAGTGA
- a CDS encoding DMT family transporter yields the protein MSGPRSQRALVGIALATAAVACFATLDTTTKYVSLSVPVLMALWFRYLFQAVATTVAVLPLRGLSVLRTAHPRYQCLRGALLFTTSLFAFFSLKYMPVGEFTAIVMITPLVITLLAATQLKEHVSSLRWVLVAGGFAGTMIIIRPGGGSFTWTLLLPLGLVASNAWFQVLTSKLAKTEDSLTMHFYTGWVGTLLASVALPFVWASLDSWTLWAGLCLMGFMGTVGHFFLILAYKKAPAATLTPYLYAQIGFAMLGGWLVFEHVPDRTSLAGIALVAVCGAAGAWLTVRESRIVVEPVES from the coding sequence GTGAGCGGCCCGCGTTCGCAGCGCGCGCTGGTCGGCATCGCGCTGGCAACCGCCGCGGTCGCCTGCTTTGCCACGCTGGACACCACCACCAAGTACGTGAGCCTGAGCGTTCCGGTGCTCATGGCGCTGTGGTTCCGCTACCTGTTCCAGGCCGTGGCCACCACGGTGGCCGTGCTGCCCCTGCGCGGGCTGTCGGTGCTGCGCACGGCCCACCCCCGCTACCAGTGCCTGCGCGGCGCGCTGCTGTTCACCACCAGCCTGTTCGCCTTCTTCAGCCTCAAGTACATGCCGGTGGGCGAGTTCACCGCCATCGTGATGATCACGCCGCTGGTCATCACCCTGCTGGCCGCCACCCAGCTCAAGGAGCATGTCTCGTCGCTGCGCTGGGTGCTGGTGGCGGGTGGTTTTGCCGGCACCATGATCATCATCCGCCCCGGTGGCGGCAGCTTCACCTGGACGCTGTTGCTGCCGCTGGGCCTGGTGGCGTCCAATGCCTGGTTCCAGGTGCTCACCAGCAAGCTCGCCAAGACCGAGGACTCCCTCACCATGCATTTCTACACCGGATGGGTGGGTACGCTGCTGGCCTCGGTGGCCTTGCCTTTTGTCTGGGCGTCGCTGGATTCGTGGACGCTCTGGGCCGGCCTGTGCCTCATGGGGTTCATGGGCACTGTGGGGCATTTCTTCCTGATCCTGGCCTACAAGAAAGCGCCCGCCGCCACGCTCACGCCCTACCTGTATGCGCAGATCGGCTTTGCGATGCTGGGCGGCTGGCTGGTGTTCGAGCATGTGCCCGACCGCACCTCGCTCGCGGGCATTGCGCTGGTCGCGGTGTGCGGTGCCGCGGGGGCCTGGCTGACCGTGCGGGAAAGCCGCATCGTGGTCGAACCCGTGGAATCATGA
- a CDS encoding threonylcarbamoyl-AMP synthase has translation MAQYFEVHPENPQTRLLKQAVGLLERGGIVAVPTDSSYALVCHLDDKAAADRLRQIRQVDDKHHLTLLCRDLGELANYARVDNRQYRLLKSATPGAYTFILEATREVPRRLSHPQRKTIGLRVPDHRALQELLALHGAPLLATTLIPPGETDPLNDAHDIRERFEHQIAGVIDAGACPSEPTTVIDMHDGDSEPVVVRQGRGDLARLGL, from the coding sequence ATGGCCCAGTATTTCGAAGTCCATCCTGAGAACCCGCAGACCCGCCTGCTCAAGCAGGCCGTGGGCCTGCTGGAACGCGGCGGCATCGTGGCCGTTCCCACCGACTCCAGCTACGCGCTGGTCTGCCACCTGGACGACAAGGCCGCGGCCGACCGGCTGCGCCAGATCCGCCAGGTGGACGACAAGCACCACCTCACGCTGCTGTGCCGCGACCTCGGTGAACTGGCCAACTACGCGCGGGTCGACAACAGGCAATACCGCCTGCTCAAGTCCGCCACGCCGGGCGCCTACACCTTCATCCTGGAGGCCACGCGCGAAGTGCCGCGCCGCCTGAGCCACCCGCAGCGCAAGACCATTGGCCTGCGCGTGCCCGACCACCGCGCGTTGCAGGAACTGCTGGCCCTGCACGGCGCGCCGCTGCTGGCCACCACGCTCATCCCGCCGGGCGAAACCGATCCGCTCAACGACGCCCATGACATCCGCGAGCGCTTTGAACACCAGATCGCCGGCGTCATCGACGCGGGCGCCTGCCCGTCCGAGCCCACCACCGTGATCGACATGCATGACGGCGACAGCGAACCCGTGGTGGTGCGCCAGGGCCGGGGCGACCTCGCCCGGCTCGGACTCTGA
- a CDS encoding site-2 protease family protein: MDIANLIQTIAIYALPVLFAITIHEAAHGYAARHFGDNTAAMMGRITLNPVKHIDPVGTILMPLMLYFATSGAFLFGYAKPVPVNFGQLRNPKRDMIWVALAGPASNFVQAIAWAVVFTLLAGSGVQERFFLEMARAGVLVNLVMWAFNLFPLPPLDGGRILVGVLPWKQAQAVSRLEPWGFFIVMGLVLLGVVGTYWLRPLMDLGYGAIGLLLTPLTALFR; encoded by the coding sequence GTGGACATAGCCAACCTGATTCAAACCATCGCGATCTACGCACTGCCCGTGCTGTTCGCCATCACCATCCATGAAGCCGCGCACGGCTATGCCGCGCGCCATTTCGGCGACAACACCGCCGCGATGATGGGCCGCATCACGCTCAATCCGGTCAAGCACATTGATCCGGTGGGCACGATCCTGATGCCGCTGATGCTGTACTTCGCCACCTCGGGGGCCTTCCTGTTTGGCTACGCCAAGCCGGTCCCGGTCAACTTCGGCCAGTTGCGCAACCCCAAGCGCGACATGATCTGGGTGGCCCTGGCCGGGCCCGCCTCCAACTTCGTCCAGGCCATTGCCTGGGCCGTCGTGTTCACGCTGCTGGCTGGCAGCGGTGTGCAGGAACGCTTCTTCCTTGAGATGGCGCGCGCCGGCGTGCTGGTCAATCTGGTGATGTGGGCCTTCAACCTGTTCCCGCTGCCGCCGCTGGACGGTGGCCGCATCCTGGTCGGGGTCCTGCCCTGGAAGCAGGCGCAGGCCGTGTCCCGGCTCGAACCCTGGGGCTTCTTCATCGTCATGGGCCTGGTGCTGCTGGGTGTGGTGGGAACCTACTGGTTGCGCCCGCTGATGGACCTGGGTTATGGCGCCATCGGCCTGCTGCTCACGCCGTTGACGGCCCTGTTCCGATAA